DNA sequence from the Geobacter sp. AOG2 genome:
CATGGTGCGCAAGGAGGGAAACCGGGTCGAACTCCGCCCCATTGCCGGCACTCGCCCCCGCGGCGCCACGCCCCAAGAGGATGCGCGACTGGCCGAGGAATTGCTGGACGACCCTAAGGAGCGGGCCGAACATGTCATGCTGGTGGACCTGGGACGAAACGATCTGGGCAGAGTCTGCTCCACCGGGTCGGTCAGCGTTTCGGAACTGATGGTCATCGAGCGCTACTCCCACGTCATGCACATCGTGTCCAACGTGCAGGGCCGGTTGGACGAAGGCCATGATGCCTTCGATGTCGTGCGGGCTACGTTTCCGGCCGGTACCCTCTCCGGGGCACCGAAGATCAGGGCCATGGAGATCATCGACGAATTGGAACCGGTTCGCCGCGAAATCTACGGTGGCGCCGTGGGGTACTTCTCCTTTTCCGGCAACATGGACTTGGCCATCACCATCCGCACCTTGGTCATAAAGGACGGCATGGTGCACCTCCAGGCTGGAGGCGGAGTTGTGGCCGACTCCGACCCGGCGGCAGAATGGCAGGAGACAGTCAACAAGGCCATGGCCGCCCGGCGGGCGATCGAGATTGCCGAGAAAGGGCTTGAATAACATGCTGCTGATGATCGACAACTACGATTCCTTCACGTTTAATATCGTCCAGTATTTCGGCCAATTGGGCGAGGATGTACGCATCTTTCGCAACGACAAGATCACCCTGGAAGAGATCGAGGCCCTCCAACCGGGACGGCTGGTAATCTCTCCCGGCCCCTGTTCCCCCAGTGAAGCGGGCATATCGGTACGCGCGATCAAGCACTTCGCCGGCCGGATTCCGATTTTGGGCGTCTGCCTCGGCCATCAGGCCATCGGGGAGGCATTTGGGGGAAACGTGGTCCGCAGTGTTTCCCTGATGCATGGCAAGACTTCGCCGATCATCCACGATGGCCGGGAACTCTTTGCCGGTCTGCCGAACCCTTTTCAGGCCACCCGCTACCACTCCTTGGTGGTGGAGCGCAGCAGCTTACCCGACTGCCTTGAGGTCACCGCATGGGTTGAAAATGGCGAGATTATGGGGATGCGGCACCAAACCTTCCCTATCTGGGGTGTGCAGTTCCATCCCGAGTCGATTCTTACCGAAGGCGGGATGAAACTGCTGGAGAACTTCCTGAAGATAAGCCGCCAGTAAAGACAATCGGCAAAGACACATCTGCCACAGAGACACGGAGACACAGAGAAAAACAAAAGACTCCAACAGGCTGAAAACTGGATTCGAGTTATTCTCTCTTGAAGTCGTTACGCCTTTCTCTGAGTACCTCTGTGTCCCCGTGTCTCTGTGGCAAATTATGGTATTTTTATCACAAAAAAGCCCACCGGAAAGAATCCGGCGGGCTTTTGTTGTTTTACGATGAATCAGGACTTAGGCAGCCTTCACGGTTACCTTGAGGTTAGCAACGATTTCGGGGTGGATCTTGACTGGAACACTGACCTCGCCTACCTGTTTGATCGGCTCGGCAAGAACGATCTTTTTACGGTCGATATCAAAGCCTTTTCCCGTGAGGAATGCGGCGATCTCCATATTGGTAACGGAACCGAAGAGTTTCCCTTCCTCGCCAGCCTGGTGGACTAGATCAATGGCGAGCCCTTCCAGCTTGGCAGCCAGGGCACGGGCGGATTCCAGGGCTTTGTTCTTCTTGTAGGCCAACTGACGCTTGGCGTGCTCAAGCGCCTTGGCGTTCTTCTCGGTGGCCTCTATGGCGAAGCCCTTGGGGACCAAATAGTTGCGGGCATAGCCGGGGGCAACCTTGACGATGTCGCCGATGTGACCGAGGGTTTCGATGTTCTCCTTCAGAATGACCTTCATACTTCTCTCCTTTCGAGCCTGATTATTACAGGTTTTCCTGTTTTTTGGGGGTGCGGAAGTCTCCCCAGATATCAAATATACCGATGGCGGCAACAAAGGCCGCAAGATACGGTTGAACGAGCAGCATCACCCAAAGAAACACACGTATGATGCCGGTAAAGGCCTGCCGGGCAATAATCGCCAGAATTACTGCCAGACCCTGCAAAAAATAGAGTGTTGTCATTATTACCAGCAGATTGAGAGCCGGTATCGTGACAAGCAGACTGGGAACCAGCATGGCAAAGCCAGCGACAATCAGAACCCAGACTAGTGGTTCCGGTAGCCGAAGTTCCCTGAAGTCGCCCAACTGGAAGCGGTACCCCATCAGGAAGGCCGGCCGGCGTATCAGAGCCAGATTGCATCCTGCCACGATCCCCAGCAGAATCGTCACCAATGACGGATAGATTCTGATAACCAGGGCGGCGGCCAAATCCATGGACTGCTTAACCATGGACAAATCTTCCCCTTTGACGCCGCTCTTTTCATACAGGGCCAGCGCCCGGGAGATACTCGTTGAGATCTCGCCGGAAAGGGATTGATGCAGATTCAGTCCGCTGACCTGGGTAAAAATAAAAGCGGCAGCGGCCAAGACCGCCACACTGACACCTGTTGTCCAGGCAATGGTCCGGGCTGCGCCATAACCCCGCAACAGCAATTCCGGCAGCACCAGGGCGATAATCCCGCACTGCAACAGATATACTGCCGCCGCATTGACCCCGAATACCGCCGTCAAAGCGGTAACAGCGGTCAGAAGGATGATGAGCGCAATGCTACGCCCATGGCGCAAACGGAAATACATCACCGGGAACGGTGCCAGAATCCCCGAAAAGAAACCGACGGGCGGTATCACGAAAGACGCCGCAAACAACGCGAACGTTCCTGCGGCGCCCACCAAAACTGCTGTAAGCCGTGCCATGACGGAACCGGCCCTTGTGCTCAAGTCCATTCAGCCCCTAGGACAGCGCATGGTTTGAGGCAATCGGCAAGAGCGCCAGGTTACGGGCGCGCTTGATGGCCTCGGTAATTTCCCTCTGGTGCTTCGCGCAATTACCGGAAATACGACGGGGAACGATCTTGCCGCGCTCCGAGATAAAGTAGCGGAGGGTACGAGGTTCTTTGTAATCAATGGTCAGGTTCTTCTCGGCGCAGAAACGGCAAACCTTCCTGCGCTGAAACGGACGACGCTTGCGGGGGCCGCCGGGGCCGCCGGAGGGGCGCTGACCGCCGGAGCCGCCTGCCGGACGCTGATATGGGGTGCTGGGTCTTTCGTCGCTCATGATAGTATATCCTCCAGGAAATTATTCGTTTGCCGCTTCAACGACAACAGCTGCCTCTTCAACAGCCTCGACCGTTTCAGCTTCAGCCACGGGAGCCTTCTTCTCGACAGCCTTCTCGGGCTCCCCGGTAATGTTGACGCTTTGGTACCGGAGCACCTTTTCGTTAAGCCTGAGACGCCGTTCCAACTCGGCGATCATCTCCGGCCCACCATCAAAGCGCAGGTAGTAGTAGCGCCCCCTGGCAAACTTCCTGATGGGGTATGCCAGTTTCCTGACACCCCAGTCGTCCAGCCTGAAGCACTCGCCATTGTACGACGAGATGACCTCTTGAATCTTGGCGCCGATGTTTTTTATCTCGTCTTCGCCAAGTTCCGGCTGGAGGATGAAAATGGTTTCATACTTCCTCATGTGATTATTCCTCCTCACGGTTTTCGAGCCCCGGTCCTGCCCGGAGCAAGGAGATGCGGCACGGATGCCGTCTTTTAAAGAACAGGTTATATACAATATTTTCCTGGTGATTGCAAACTATTTATCAAAAACCGAACCAGTTCGAGTCACCTCCCCAGCGGGGGAAGGCTGGAGTAGGGGAAAACACTTCATACTGCCCGTCGAACCCGAATTTTTTTGATTAACTCGACCGGATGATAGGACAGTTTGGCATTACGCAACCCGGCATCCCCCAGGTCCTGTTCGCGGTTCACGAATCGACAGTCCTCAAACAAGAGACGGCTGAACTCACGGTTGATAAGCTGTGACAGACCTTCCATGAAGGGATCGGTTTTTTCAAAATGACACACCGCAGTATCGGTGTTGAGCCGCTCCCCAAGGCTAAAAGCCTTGACCTCCCCGTCAACGGTTACTACTACTCCTTCCAGTCCCAGCAGTTCCGCCTTTTCCACAGCCTCGGCGGTGGCCTCGACCTCCAGTCCGAAAGAGGGTTTCTCCTCCCCGGCAACCATGCCCCTCCATACTTCCAGCAGGTTACGGCACCCAACCCGATACTGTTCCGAGAATGGCACCACATCGTAATCGTGGCGGATGGCAAAATAGTTGATACGATTCTTTTTCTTATGGAAGCGATTACCCGGCAGGGTGGCCAGTTCTTCCCGCAAGTAGAGATAATCGAACGCATCCCGCTCCTCGACCGCGACCACCCCTCCCCGCTTCAGGCACCGCTCCGCGAGTGTTTCATCTGCACCATAGAGATCCAAGTTGTCGCCCCACATCGCCTCAAGAGCCTCTTCCACGTCACCCCCCAGAGGCGGCATGCAGTATCGCTCGCCCGAATAGCCGCGCCCCAGCACCACCAGGGATTCCCCCACCATGGTCAACCGGTAGTCATGGGCGGCACGAAACAAGTACAAGCCCGCAAAGGTCAACTCGGATACGCGGGGCTGAAGAATGGAGAATTTAACGTCCAGCAAGGCCTTGTCGGCAAGATCGAGCGGCTTCGACTCGGGGTAGGACGGAATTTCCATTGAGTTCTCCAGAATGGTTGTAGTAATAATATCAGGATAATCTTACCAGAAAAGGCACCAGGGAGGAAACAACCATGGCAATCGCCACCAAAATCGCCGGATTCATCTCACGCTCATCCTGGATTCGCAAGATGTTCGAGGAGGGAGAAGTCCTGCGCGAGGAATACGGTGCCGACAACGTCTACGATTTCACCTTGGGAAACCCGGATGTGGACCCGCCCGAAGCCTTCAACCGCGAGTTATTGACCTTGGCGCAGCATCCCCTGCCCGGCATGCACAGCTACATGAACAATGCAGGGTACGCTGAAACCCGGGCCGCCGTGGCTGCGAAACTGGCCAGGGATTCCGGGCTGCCGGTCACAGCCTCCCACGTTGTAATGACCTGCGGCGCGGGAGGGGCGCTCAACGTGGTGCTCAAGACCATCCTCAATCCGGGGGAAGAGGTCATCATTCTGGCCCCTTATTTTGTGGAATACAAATTCTATATCGACAATCACGGCGGAATTCCGGTGGAGGTCTGGACCGACCGCGCCACCTTCCAACTCGACATCGGCGCCATTGAGAAGGCGCTCACACTAAAGACGCGGGCAATCATCATTTGCTCACCCAACAACCCGACCGGGGTTGTCTACTCGGCGGAAAGCCTGCGCCAACTCGGCGAACTTCTGCAAAAGGCCCAACAGAAGACCAGCCACCACATCTATGTTATTTCCGATGAACCCTATGCCCGCATCTCCTATGACGGCAGACATGTCCCCAATATTTTCCCTCTGGTGGAAAACGCCGTCATCGTCACATCCCACAGCAAGGATCTGGCCCTGCCAGGGGAGCGGATCGGCTACCTGGCCATCAACCCCACCATGGCCACCGCCATGCAATTCATGGAAGGCGCCATCTTCAGCAATCGGGTGCTGGGTTTTGTCAATGCGCCAGCCCTCATGCAGCGCTTGGTGGCTAAATTACAGGACGAATCGGTGGATATCGGCCTGTATCAGACAAAACGCGATCTTCTGGTCAACGAACTGACGTCAATGGGGTTCGAACTAGTCAAACCGGACGGCGCCTTTTATCTTTTTCCCGTCTCACCGCTGGCTGATGACGTGGCATTCATCAAACTGGCCCAGAAACACCGCATCCTCCTGGTGCCGGGAAGCGGATTCGGGGCACCGGGCTTTTTCAGGATCGCCTACTGCGTGGACAAAGGGATGATCGAACGGAGCCTGCCGGCTTGGCGCGCGCTGGCCAAAGAGGTGGGATTGCGAGGGTAGACTCTTACGGAAAAATTATCAACCTCCTGATGAAACACCAAGGTTGTTCAAAAATAATCAGATCGTCGCACTCGCAGAATGCCCCGAGGAGGCGTAGCAGAGCTACGCCTCACGAAAGAGCGTTCGAGGACGGCGGCGAGATGGCTGTTTTTCAACAACCTTTTTAATCCCGGTAACGCTTCAACAGATCCCCATAGGCGTCGATACGCCGGTCGCGCAGAAACGGCCAGATGCGCCGCACGGTCTCGCTCCGTCCCAGATCCAGGTCCACCAACAGAATTTCCTCGTTCTCCCGTGAAGCCTCGGCCAGCAGTTCCCCCTGTGGCCCGGCTGCAAAGCTGCTCCCCCAAAATTTGATCCCGGTCTCGGGATGAAGGGGCGACGGTTCGAACCCGACCCGGTTGACGGCCAGAAGCGGCAAACCGTTGGCCACGGCATGGCCGCGCTGGACGGTGATCCAAGCGTCACGCTGGCGCTCCTGCTCCGCCGTACTGTCGGCCGGGTCCCAACCGATGGCGGTTGGGTAGATCAGAAGGTCGGCCCCGGCCAGGGCCATCAATCGGGCCGCCTCGGGATACCACTGATCCCAGCAGACCAGAACCCCGAGCGTCCCGACCGAGGTCTTCACCGGATTGAATCCCAGGTCGCCGGGGGTAAAATAAAACTTTTCGTAAAAACCGGGATCGTCAGGGATATGCATCTTGCGGTAAACGCCGGCCGTGGAGCCGTCGTTTTCAAAGACCACGGCGGTGTTGTGGTACAGTCCGGGAGCGCGGCGTTCGAAGAGCGAGGCCACAATGACCACTCCCAGCTCGCCGGCCAGGCCGGCAATGACGCGACTGTCGGCGCCGGGGATCGTCTCTGCCATGTCGAACAGGTCTGGATCCTCGACCTGGCAGAAGTATGGGCCGGCATGTAATTCCTGCAGAACCACCAGGAGCGCCCCGTCGGCTACAGCCCGCCTGATCATGGCGCAGGTCTTGCCCAAGGTTGCGTCCTTGTCGTTGCTGCATGTCTGCTGGATCAACGCCGTTCTGAGGGACCTCACGGCAACACCCCCTGAGGTAACTGCATGGTCACGCAGTGCAGCGAACCGTGCTGCTCCAGGAGCGGCAGACAGTCGATGCCGATGACCTCCCGGCCGGGAAAGGCTTGGCCTATGCATTCCATGGCGAGCCCATCCTTTTCCTCATCCCGGTAGGCAGGGACCAGCACGGCACCGTTGATCACCAGGAAATTAGCATAGGTAGCCGGCAAACGGTGGGCTTGGTCGTCGAAACGAGCCTTGGGCCAGGGAAGCGGGATCAAGCGATAAGGGGAGCCGTCCGGGGCCCGGAAGGCCGCCAATTCTCCCTCCATCAGCTTCAGTGCTTGGTAGTGTTCGTCCCGTGGGTCGTCACATGCTGTGTAGACGATGGTATTGCCCGGACAGATACGCGCCAGGGTGTCGATATGGGAGTCAGTATCGTCTCCGGCCAAAAAGCCGTGATTGAGCCACAGTACGCGCCGTGCCCCCAGAAGGGCGGCCAGAGCCTGCTCAACCTCGCTCTTATCCAGTTGTGGGTTGCGGTTGGGCGAAAGAAGGCATTCGGTGGTAGTCAGGATGGTCCCGAGGCCGTCGCTCTCAATGCTGCCCCCTTCCAGAATCAGGCCCACGGTTTTGAGATTGGGGGTGAGCGCGCCCAACTCCTTGAGCCGCTTGGAAATCAGGTTATCGTGATTGGCGGCGAACTTGAGCCCCCAGCCGTTGAAACCGAAGTCCAGAAGCACTGGTTTGCCGTTGAAGATCACCGTGATGGGGCCAAAGTCCCGCGCCCAGGTATCATTGGTGGGCAGTTCGCAGATAACCACCCTTTCCAGGTCGATGCCGGAACCGGCCAGGTAGTTGCGGGCAGAAGCGGCACTGGGCGCGACCAACACCACTCGCTCAAAGCGGGTAATCCGGAGGATAATCTCCGCAAAAACCGGACGGACGTCGTCCAGCATATAGGCCCAATCGGTGTCCTCATGGGGCCAGGCCAGCAGGACGCCGTCCTGCACTTCCCACTCGGCGGATAATCTCGGATTCACGGTCTCATCTCCTGTTGAGGTAAGTCTCATCCTTGTTTGCCAGGACGGTGGACAGTATAGTATGGTGAAACCTCACCACGCAAGCCCACTTTTTCTCCGGCGGGGAAAACCAGCCGGAACGCCTTTGTTTTGACTCATGCACTCCAAGAAAGTCCTTCAGCAAAAAACGACTATTTTCTTTCATCTTAAGTCGTGGTAATTATAAAAGCTGCCAAGTTCGGCACTCACAAGTTAATAAAGAAATTCAATATATATAAACAAAGGCCGCTAATGGTCAGCCTCGTCATTATCTCCAACAGCCCAAAAACAGCACATATCAAGCAATATCTCCAAGCAACGATCAAGGTTACGGTCGACGTGGTGGCCGATATCGACCAAGCGCTGCAGGATATTTTCGTAAAACGTCCGACTGTCGTCTGCATCCAGAACCGACTCTCGGATATCAATGCCGATGAAATTGCCCGGCATATCCAGATGCTGTTCAGAAAAGATGCGCCCTCCTTCATTCTGATGCACGAGGGGGACGACAACGCCAAACCGGTCGCCGGACTGTTCGAGCACCTGCTCGACCTGACACTGCCCGAGACGAAACTGGCCAAGACCCTTGGTGCCGCCCTCAAATCGATTCTCGGCACCCAGTGGGAAGACACCTGCTTGTCACCGCCCCCTCCTAAGGGCAAGCAGCCTCAAACAGCCGGTATCACACTGAATCGCCCCCGGGAATATTCCGCTGTCGAAGAACATGACGCATTCGTACTCGTAAACTCGTTGGATGAATTCATGACAACCATGCCCGAGGCCCAGGTCAGGGGACTGGAGAACGGCGTTCACCCGGATCAAGAACCGGCGGCTGCCTCCCCCGCCACGAAGCCTCTCGACACTGCCCCCCGCAAAAACACTCCGTCCCGACAATTACCCGTCGAACACGAGAAAACGGCCAAACAGATGGGGCATGAAACCTCTTTTCCAGAAGAAACAGTGATTCCGTCCAGGACCATCGCGCCCTCACCCCCGCTTTCAGTGCGCCCAACTTCACCCCCCCTGCCGGCAGCCCCCCCACCCCCTGTGGCCAAGGCAGTACCACAAGACCATCGCCCAGTGTCGAAGCCTGCGGTTTCGCCCCCGTCTATCACAACGCCGCCGGGTGATTTCCGCATTACCGCGGCGGCTACAGCAGCAGCCGGGCGGGAACAGAGTGATATAGCCCCGTTCATTGAGAGCTTTGAACTGCCGGACAGGAGATGGAGGCGCCGTGTGGGTATCGCCCTGGCCATGGCGACCTGTGCCGTTGCCTGGTATCTGCTGCGGCAGAAACCGGGGGCGGCAACGAAGCTGCAAAAGCCGGCGCCCGTCGCGGTAGCCATTCAAAAGACTGCTTCGAGCGTGCACCATCCCATCGGAAATACGGATGCCCCTCTGCCGGCATTTATTCCTGCTGATGGCCGTGACAACGTCTATACAGCCCGGCACCCGGGCTGGGAACGTTATGCGGGAGCAGATTACGAATGCCGGATATTCCGGGAAAACAACCGCATCAAGGCTGTCCAGGTGTTGCCGGCTAAACGGCAAAGCCTCGATGAGGAGTTTCTGAAAAAAGTGCTGACAGAACTGGTGGGCAACGACCATTTCCGGGTGACCTCACGGGAGAACGTACAGGATTACCTGATAGAGCGTGGCAGTGTGGCCGACAAGGCAGACCTGATGCTCTACATTCGAAAATCGAAATTGCACGCCTTTGTCGTATCCCTGATTTAAAACAACCGTCACATTTTTTCAACCTTGCTGGATTTATACATTTGTCGGCCTTGGCCCCTGAGCGGGCTCGACTTTGATCAGAGGCCGACCATGGAGATGCAATGTTCTCATCATATGTCCGTACCACGCTGGTTTTCCTACTCATCATTGCCGCTTCGATAACCGCACAACCCTTGCACGCCGCCATGGACCCGCGTTTCGAACTGAGCCCCCAGACACTTGAGGCTACCACGACCCGCAAGCCTGCGGCCAAAAGCGGCAGGCATGCCGCCCGGCCACGCTCCCGCCAACTGCCGCAAAATGGCACAATCTATACCATAAAAGCCGGCGACAATCTTCACAAGGTCCTGGTACGACATTTCGGCATAAAAGATAATGAGACAGAAACACTGATCGAAAAAATCTGCCGCAAGAACAATATCAGGGATATCAGACGCCTGAAGGTCGGCCAACGTATAGTGATTCCTGCCTTTGACCGCAAGGCGGAAGGTGCGGCCACGGTGTACGAGACGGACAGGGTTGCTTCGGCCACACCCGACGTAGACGCGCCTGAAGCCACGGGGAGGGCATTTAGCCTGACGCCCCCCTCTGTGCCTGCACTTGATGGGCAGGAAACCCTTCGGCAGATCAAAAGTGTCTGGGATCGGGTCGTGCCCTCGAAGAGCGAGTTGAGCAAGCCGCTCACGCTTCATTCGCCCACATTCACCCTGACCCTCGATCCTCAGCGTTATCCCATGTACGCCACCATGGATGGCGGCCGGATCTTGGTGGACCGTAAAAAGACCATCCCTCCCCTGATCAAATCGCTGATTGAAGAAAAGGAGCCGTCGGTCCATATCGTATCCGAATCGCCGGCAGACACCAGGCAGCTTTTGGCCACCATGCTTGAAGCGGCCGGATTCTATTCGGTGGAGGAAAACTTCAACATGGAGTTCGGAGTCGACCCTAAGGTAACCGTCCACTCCGATTTCAAGATAGAAAAGGCGGCCGACAGCCTGGTCAATCAGGATGTCGTTTTGTTGAACAACGGACGGCAGCCCCTGCCAACCACCTTGCGGGGGGTGCTTAAAAAAGAAGGCTTTACGGTCTACGAACCGTTTGCCGCGCCCGGACCGCTCATCGTTCGCCCGGCCCGCAACATCGGACAGATAGGGATCTCCACTCAACCCAAAATGGTGGATGCCATCCTGGCGTCTTTGGCGGTATCACCCGAACGTGATCGATCCCTAGACGTCTTTGGGGCGGACGACAACGGCATCTCCCTTTCCGTCAGGGCCGACCGGTCATTCGTCCGCGGCGGACAAAAGTACGTCATCACCCGCTTTGACGGCGATGCGGTCACCTACACCCTCTTCCGTATCCTGGAAACCAAGGGGTATCGGGTCATTACCCTCGACAGACAGGACGATTTCCGCAAGAGCACGGAAAAAATCCTCGCGGGAATGAAGATCCGGAACACCTATGGCCGACATGACCTGATCCGCGAGGAAGGACTCCCCTATTCGGTACAGATGTCGGGGTTCTGGTTGGACGACCCTTCCCTGCCCGGCGGCAGTCTGTTCCTTACCGATCTGGCCATTGACCAGGTCGTACGCAGCCTTCTGTTGGAAAACGGTTTCAACATTTACACAAAATAAAGGTATACGAACGCATGATCGTGAAAAAAGTTGGTGAAATATTAATCGAGCAGGAGCTGATTACCCAGGAGCAGCTCCAACAGGCGCTCGAACTGCAAAAAAACATTCCCGACCAGACGATCGGGCAACTGCTCTGCAAACTCGGATTCATACGGGAAAGCGACCTGCGTTTCGTGCTCGACCAGAAAAACAAGCGGCCGGAGCTGGTCGATATCCTCATGAGGGACGGCCTGCTGGATCAACCGAAGATACGGCACGCCCGGGAGATCGGTAAACAACACAACATCCCTCTTGAGAAGGCGCTGATCAAGTTACGTTATATCGATGAAGAACAACTCGCCCAAGCGGTGGCAACACAATATGACCTGCCGTATGTCACCATAAACTGCCGGGATCTGGATGTGGTCCTCTCCCAGTACATCAGCGTCGTCTACGCCCAAAAACACCGCATCGCTCCCATCTCCAAGATCGGCAATACACTGACACTGGCCATGAGCGCCCCCCTCAGGCAGATTGACATCAGGGAACTGGAAGACAGCATCCGCCTGAGGATCATTGCCGTAATCGCCACTGAAAGTGATATCCGGGTGGCACACCAGCAACTTTACAACGTCGCAAACGCAGGAACAACGACCAGCGCCAGTGACGAGGTAAATCTGGACATCCTGCCGGACAGTATCGTCGATCTGCTCAGCAAGACATCCCTCGGCGACGAGCCCGACATAGAGGAAGAGACCAAAAAGGTCACAGAGAAGGATAGCGTCATCGTCAAACTGGTCAACAAGATCATCTACGACGCCTATGTCAAAAAAGCCTCCGACATCCACATCGAACCCTACCCCGGCAAAAAGGACGTCGTGGTACGCACCCGCATCGACGGCCAGTGTTCCATCTACCAGAAGATCCCATACAAATATAAGTTTGCAATCCCTTCCCGCCTCAAGATCATGGCCGACCTGGATATCGCAGAACGACGCAAGCCCCAGGACGGCAAGATCGAATTCAAAAAATTCGGACCGTTGGACATCGAACTGCGTGTGGCAACCATGCCGACGGTCGGCGGACTGGAAGACATTGTCATCCGTGTCTTGTCCAGCGGCGAACCGATCGGTTTCAAGGACTTGGGTCTGTCCGACCGAAACATGCATGTCTTCGAAGAGGCTCTCAAGAGTCCCCACGGCCTGGTCCTGGTCGTTGGCCCGACCGGTTCCGGCAAAACCACAACTCTGCATTCTGCCCTGGCCACGATCAACCAGCCCACCCGCAAGATCTGGACGGCAGAGGACCCGGTGGAGATCACCCAGCCGGGCCTGCGTCAAGTGCAGGTAAATGCGCGCATCGGCTTCACTTTCGCCACCGCCCTGCGTTCATTCCTGCGGCTCGACCCGGATGTCATCATGGTCGGCGAGATGCGCGACGAGGAAACAGCTGGTATTGCCATTGAGGCCTCGCTGACCGGCCACCTGGTATTTTCAACGCTGCACACCAATTCAGCACCCGAGACGGTTACCCGACTTCTGGAAATGGGGCTCGATCCTTACGGCTTTTCTGACTCACTGCTCTGCGTCCTGGCCCAACGACTGGCTCGTCGACTCTGCCCCGACTGCAAGGAGAGCTATCAGCCTACAGAACCCGAAATCGGTGAGTACATCGACGAGTACGGTCAGGAGGATTTCACCCTGAGCGGCATAAAACGGGAGGGACTGACCCTCTATCGTGCAGTGGGTTGCGAACGCTGCGGGCACAGTGGTTATCGCGGGCGGCTCGGCATTCACGAGGTACTGGACTGCACCTCTCAGTTGAAGAGCCTGATCAAGCGCCGGGCGCATACGGATTCAATCTATGAGCAGGCGGTGACAGACGGCATGACCAGTCTCAAACAGGACGGCATCATAAAGGTGCTGCAGGGGCT
Encoded proteins:
- a CDS encoding GspE/PulE family protein; the encoded protein is MIVKKVGEILIEQELITQEQLQQALELQKNIPDQTIGQLLCKLGFIRESDLRFVLDQKNKRPELVDILMRDGLLDQPKIRHAREIGKQHNIPLEKALIKLRYIDEEQLAQAVATQYDLPYVTINCRDLDVVLSQYISVVYAQKHRIAPISKIGNTLTLAMSAPLRQIDIRELEDSIRLRIIAVIATESDIRVAHQQLYNVANAGTTTSASDEVNLDILPDSIVDLLSKTSLGDEPDIEEETKKVTEKDSVIVKLVNKIIYDAYVKKASDIHIEPYPGKKDVVVRTRIDGQCSIYQKIPYKYKFAIPSRLKIMADLDIAERRKPQDGKIEFKKFGPLDIELRVATMPTVGGLEDIVIRVLSSGEPIGFKDLGLSDRNMHVFEEALKSPHGLVLVVGPTGSGKTTTLHSALATINQPTRKIWTAEDPVEITQPGLRQVQVNARIGFTFATALRSFLRLDPDVIMVGEMRDEETAGIAIEASLTGHLVFSTLHTNSAPETVTRLLEMGLDPYGFSDSLLCVLAQRLARRLCPDCKESYQPTEPEIGEYIDEYGQEDFTLSGIKREGLTLYRAVGCERCGHSGYRGRLGIHEVLDCTSQLKSLIKRRAHTDSIYEQAVTDGMTSLKQDGIIKVLQGLTDIHEVRRVCIK
- a CDS encoding LysM domain-containing protein codes for the protein MFSSYVRTTLVFLLIIAASITAQPLHAAMDPRFELSPQTLEATTTRKPAAKSGRHAARPRSRQLPQNGTIYTIKAGDNLHKVLVRHFGIKDNETETLIEKICRKNNIRDIRRLKVGQRIVIPAFDRKAEGAATVYETDRVASATPDVDAPEATGRAFSLTPPSVPALDGQETLRQIKSVWDRVVPSKSELSKPLTLHSPTFTLTLDPQRYPMYATMDGGRILVDRKKTIPPLIKSLIEEKEPSVHIVSESPADTRQLLATMLEAAGFYSVEENFNMEFGVDPKVTVHSDFKIEKAADSLVNQDVVLLNNGRQPLPTTLRGVLKKEGFTVYEPFAAPGPLIVRPARNIGQIGISTQPKMVDAILASLAVSPERDRSLDVFGADDNGISLSVRADRSFVRGGQKYVITRFDGDAVTYTLFRILETKGYRVITLDRQDDFRKSTEKILAGMKIRNTYGRHDLIREEGLPYSVQMSGFWLDDPSLPGGSLFLTDLAIDQVVRSLLLENGFNIYTK